In Stigmatella aurantiaca, one DNA window encodes the following:
- a CDS encoding TVP38/TMEM64 family protein — protein MFTSQRFKGWLRVLAPLVLSLGGLATLRLLGPDALDQQELRRWIAPLGKAAPWVYVLALGLRPLLLLPGHVFAAVGGMLFGTLAGTAYALLGSFLGAAVLFFPARKLGQRPLRRLAGPRYGALVRVARKHDFQFAFLTTLNPLLPTDPMLIAAAASGARFWPSVAGMLLGTLPGTFLMVQFGSGLAQGRTWMTVVSAAGLVGSLVLGGLLGRRIYREISEAPPELPEPVAPAPEPPGRVEGPPLPVS, from the coding sequence ATGTTCACGTCGCAGAGGTTCAAAGGGTGGCTTCGGGTGCTGGCCCCGCTGGTGCTCTCCCTGGGCGGGTTGGCCACGCTTCGCCTGCTAGGTCCAGATGCGCTGGATCAGCAGGAGTTGCGGCGGTGGATCGCCCCGCTGGGCAAGGCGGCCCCCTGGGTGTACGTGCTGGCACTGGGGCTGCGGCCCCTCCTCCTGCTGCCCGGGCACGTGTTCGCCGCCGTGGGGGGCATGCTCTTCGGTACCCTGGCAGGCACAGCGTACGCTCTGCTTGGCAGCTTCCTGGGGGCGGCGGTGCTCTTCTTTCCGGCCCGGAAGCTGGGCCAGCGCCCGCTGCGCCGCCTGGCGGGCCCCCGCTATGGGGCCCTCGTCCGGGTGGCACGAAAGCACGATTTCCAATTCGCGTTTCTCACCACCCTCAACCCCCTGCTGCCCACGGATCCGATGCTGATCGCCGCGGCGGCCTCGGGGGCGCGCTTCTGGCCCTCGGTGGCAGGGATGTTGCTGGGCACCCTGCCGGGCACTTTCCTCATGGTTCAGTTCGGCAGTGGACTGGCCCAGGGCCGCACGTGGATGACGGTGGTGTCCGCGGCGGGGCTCGTGGGCTCGCTTGTCCTGGGGGGGCTGCTGGGCCGCCGCATCTACCGGGAGATCTCCGAGGCGCCTCCAGAGCTCCCGGAGCCCGTGGCGCCCGCGCCAGAGCCTCCTGGGCGCGTCGAGGGGCCTCCCCTGCCCGTCAGTTGA
- a CDS encoding general stress protein, which yields MSDKDNKGSMTVAEAGRKGGETVRNERGREFYETIGRKGGATVKAERGRSFYEEIGRKGGETVKAERGAKFYEEIGKKGGDRVKATRGPNFYEEIGRKGGQKVKKLIEEGKRAARAAMATAETAAGPETASSAPAAPAAPVAPVPTEGQEPQRE from the coding sequence ATGTCAGACAAGGACAACAAGGGCAGCATGACGGTGGCCGAGGCGGGACGGAAGGGTGGAGAGACCGTCCGCAATGAGCGCGGCCGCGAGTTCTACGAGACCATCGGCCGCAAGGGCGGTGCGACCGTGAAGGCCGAGCGGGGCCGCTCCTTCTACGAGGAGATTGGCCGCAAGGGCGGCGAGACCGTGAAGGCTGAGCGCGGCGCGAAGTTCTACGAGGAGATCGGCAAGAAGGGCGGCGATCGCGTGAAGGCCACGCGGGGGCCCAACTTCTACGAGGAGATTGGCCGCAAGGGTGGGCAGAAGGTGAAGAAGCTCATCGAAGAGGGCAAGCGCGCGGCCCGGGCGGCGATGGCCACGGCCGAGACTGCCGCGGGGCCGGAGACCGCGAGCAGCGCCCCTGCGGCCCCTGCGGCCCCGGTGGCCCCGGTGCCCACCGAGGGCCAGGAGCCCCAGCGCGAGTAG